One Nomascus leucogenys isolate Asia chromosome 22a, Asia_NLE_v1, whole genome shotgun sequence DNA segment encodes these proteins:
- the PRLH gene encoding prolactin-releasing peptide translates to MKVLRAWLLCLLMLGLALRGAASHTHRHSMEIHTPDINPAWYASRGIRPVGRFGRRRAALGDVPKPGLRPRLTCFPLEGGALSSQDG, encoded by the exons ATGAAGGTGCTGAGGGCCTGGCTCCTGTGCCTGCTGATGCTGGGCCTCGCCCTGCGGGGAGCTGCAAGTCATACCCATCGGCACTCCATGGAGATCCACA CCCCTGACATCAATCCTGCCTGGTACGCCAGTCGCGGGATCAGGCCTGTGGGCCGCTTCGGTCGGAGGAGGGCAGCCCTGGGGGACGTCCCCAAGCCTGGCCTGCGACCCCGGCTGACCTGCTTCCCCCTGGAAGGCGGTGCTTTGTCCTCCCAGGATGGGTGA